The Oceanicaulis sp. nucleotide sequence GCAGGCGCGCCGGGCCGGGCGCTCTCTCTAGCGGCCACTGACGCGCCAAAGCTGAAAGACGATCTCGATCAGGCGCTTTCACGGCTTCCTTCGCTCGATCGCGCCGCTGCGGCGCGGCTCGCCGCCAGCACCGCTCGCAAGGACGGCGAGGCGATGAAGGCGCTCCTGCTCGACTTCCTGACGAGCTACGCCCGCGACCGTGCCCGCAGCCTCGCGCTCGGGCAGGGCGGTCCTGAAGCGGCGGGCGGCTGGGTGAAGGCGGCCGACGAGATCGCGAGGCTGGCGAGGGAGAGCGAAACCCTCTATCTCGACCCCAAGCAAACGATCTGGGCCGCGCTCGGCCTGGTCCAGGACGCCGCCGCCTGACGCCATGCTCATCGACACCCATGTGAACATCCACGGCGAGGATTACGCCGACGATCTGGACGCCGTGCTCGACAGGGCGCGCGCAGCCGGGGTGAGCCCGATGATCGCGATCTGCTGCCGGCTTTCCGATTTTGCGGCGGTCTCTGCGATCGCAGAGGCCCATGACGACGTCTGGTGCACGATCGGCGCGCACCCCCATCACGCCAAGGACCGGCCGGACATCACCGCCGACGAGCTGATCGAGATCGCGCGTCATCCCAAGGTCGTCGCGATCGGGGAGACCGGTCTGGACTTTCATTACGGGTACAGCCCGGCCGAGGCGCAGTTCGCCTCGCTTCGCGCGCATATCGAAGCGGCGCGCCGCACGGGGCTCCCCATCATTCTTCACTGCCGTGAAGCGGATCAGGAGATGGCTGGTCTCCTGGAAGAGGAGATGGGGAAGGGGGCGTACCGCCCGCTTCTGCATTGCTATACCGGAGGCGCGGAGCTGGCTCGCCGCGCAGCCGCGCTCGGCGCGTATTTCTCCGCCTCCGGCATCATCACGTTCAAGAAGGCCGAAGACGTCCGGGACGTGTTCCGCGACGTCGTGCCCGGCGACCGGGTGATCGTCGAGACCGATTGCCCGTATCTCGCGCCCGTGCCGCATCGCGGTCAGCGCAACGAACCCGCGTTCCTGCCGCATGTCGCCGCCAAGCTCGGCGAGCTCAAAGGCTGGACCGAGGACGAAACGGCTCAAAACACGACGCGCGCCGCGCTCTCGCTGTTTAATCGGATCGCGGCGGGGCGGTGAGTTCGAGCGCCGTCATACGCGCGACCATACTGGGCTGCGGCTCGTCCGGCGGCGTGCCGCGGATCGACGGCGACTGGGGCGCCTGTGACCCTGACGAACCGAAAAACCACCGTAGCCGCTGTAGCTTGCTTCTGGAACGTGCGGCGTCGCTCGAAGATATGAACGCCGGCCAATCGACCCGGGTCCTGATCGATACGAGCCCCGATCTCAGGTATCAGATGCTGGCCGCCGGCGCGCCGGCTCTGCACGGAATTGCGTATACCCACACGCACGCCGACCAGGCGCACGGCATCGACGATGTCCGCGCGCTCGTCTATCGCCGCCGCGAGCGGTTCTTCGCGGCGATGAGCCCGGCGACGGCCCGGACGCTGAAATCGCGCTTCGGGTATATCTTTGAAACGCCGAAAGGCTCGGGCTATCCGCCGCTTCTGATCGCCGAAGAGCTCGGCTCAGGCGAAACCGCCGAGTTCGACGGGCCGGGCGGCCGGCTGGGCGTCACGCTGTTTGATGTGGAGCATGGCGGCGCGCCGTGCTCTGGCGTGCGCTGCGGGCCGATCGTGTATACGCCGGACGTGAACGGGCTGGATGGGGCGGCCTGGCGCGAGATCGAGGGCTGCGGGCTCTGGATCGTGGATGCGCTACGCGAACGACCGCATCCCAGCCACGCCCATCTCGGCATGGCGCTCGACTGGCTGAAGCGCGCCGCGCCGCAGCTCGGCGTGCTCACAAATCTCCATGTCGATCTCGACTACCGCACGCTCGCCGAAACGCTGCCTGAGGGCGTCCGTCCGGCCTATGACGGGCTCTCGGTGACGGTGCGCGCCGAATCCGGAGAGATTGTCGCGGCGGACCCGATCTAGGCCACGCGCAGTTTCTCATAATATATCTTATGCGATAAATGGAGGCCGCTATGGCCGAGCCCTCTTCGTCCCGATCCCGCCTTTCGCAGCGCGATCTAGCGCGCGCCGAAGACCCGTCCGCGCACCCGATGACCCGGCTTCTGGCGATCATGGCGCGGCTGCGTGATCCGAACGGCGGCTGCCCGTGGGATGTCGAGCAGGATTTTGCGACGATCGCACCCTACACGATCGAGGAAGCCTACGAGGTCGCCGATGCGATCCGGCGCGGCGACATGGCAGAGCTGAAGGTCGAGCTCGGCGACCTGCTCTTCCAGGTCGTCTTTCATGCGCAGATGGCTGAGGAAGAAGGACACTTCGCCTTCGAAGACGTCGCCGAAGCCATCGCCGAGAAGATGGTGCGCCGCCACCCGCATGTTTTCGGCGCGGCTGAAGAGCGCACCGCGGAAAGCCAGACCGTCGCCTGGGAAGCGCAGAAAGCCGCAGAGCGCGCCGAAAAGGCCGATAGCGACCCGTCCGTGCTGGCCGACGTTCCCCTCGCCTTGCCCGCCCTGATGCGCGCCGAGAAGCTGATGAAGCGCGCCGCGCGGGTCGGCTTCGACTGGCCGGACATTCCCAGCGTGTTCGAGAAGGTGGATGAGGAACTCGCCGAGTTGCGCGAAGCGGTAGATCTCGGCGATCCCGCCCATATCCGGGAGGAAGTCGGCGATCTTCTGTCCACAGTGGTCAATGTCGCCCGCAAGCTGGGCGTCGACCCCGAAGTCGCGCTGCGCGACGCGAACGCGAAATTCGAGCGCCGGTTTCGCGAAGTCGAACAACGCCTTGAGGCTAAAGGTTCGAGCGTGGACGTGGCTGATCTCAAGGCCATGGAGGTCGAGTGGAACGCGGCCAAGGCCGCAGAGCGCAAGGGCTGAGCCCTACTCCGCCACCGCACGCTCTTCGGCGACTTCCAGGCCGGGGAATTTGCGCCGGAACCGGCCGGCGTCAGGGCGCGTCAGGCGCGCCACAGCCCAGGTCGCGCCGGTCTCGCGATCGATGCGGTCGTCCAGCATCACGCCATGCTCGTGGATCCATGCGAGCGCGGCCGCGTCGCTCGCACCGGCCTTGACCGTGAGAACCACGTCTTCAGCCGCAAGCGCCCGGTCGACGAACGCCATGAGCTGATCGAGCCCCTCCCCGGTCTCCGCCGAGGTGAGCACTGAAACCGGTCGGCCGGGCTTGCGCGGCAGGCGCGTGCGCCAGTGCAGATCCTCGCGGGTTTCGGGGTCGAGCCGGTCGGCCTTGTTCCAGGCCTCGATGATCGTCTGGCCATGCGCCTCGCCGGCGTCCAGGGCGTCCAGGACGCCTTCGACGTCGCGCTTGCGGCCTTCATTGTCAGGATCGGCCATGTCGCGCACATGCACCAGCACGTCGGCCTCGACGACCTCTTCCAGTGTGGCGCGGAAAGCGGCGATCAGCTCGGTCGGCAGATCGGTGATGAAGCCCACCG carries:
- a CDS encoding TatD family hydrolase — its product is MLIDTHVNIHGEDYADDLDAVLDRARAAGVSPMIAICCRLSDFAAVSAIAEAHDDVWCTIGAHPHHAKDRPDITADELIEIARHPKVVAIGETGLDFHYGYSPAEAQFASLRAHIEAARRTGLPIILHCREADQEMAGLLEEEMGKGAYRPLLHCYTGGAELARRAAALGAYFSASGIITFKKAEDVRDVFRDVVPGDRVIVETDCPYLAPVPHRGQRNEPAFLPHVAAKLGELKGWTEDETAQNTTRAALSLFNRIAAGR
- a CDS encoding MBL fold metallo-hydrolase → MNAGQSTRVLIDTSPDLRYQMLAAGAPALHGIAYTHTHADQAHGIDDVRALVYRRRERFFAAMSPATARTLKSRFGYIFETPKGSGYPPLLIAEELGSGETAEFDGPGGRLGVTLFDVEHGGAPCSGVRCGPIVYTPDVNGLDGAAWREIEGCGLWIVDALRERPHPSHAHLGMALDWLKRAAPQLGVLTNLHVDLDYRTLAETLPEGVRPAYDGLSVTVRAESGEIVAADPI
- the mazG gene encoding nucleoside triphosphate pyrophosphohydrolase produces the protein MTRLLAIMARLRDPNGGCPWDVEQDFATIAPYTIEEAYEVADAIRRGDMAELKVELGDLLFQVVFHAQMAEEEGHFAFEDVAEAIAEKMVRRHPHVFGAAEERTAESQTVAWEAQKAAERAEKADSDPSVLADVPLALPALMRAEKLMKRAARVGFDWPDIPSVFEKVDEELAELREAVDLGDPAHIREEVGDLLSTVVNVARKLGVDPEVALRDANAKFERRFREVEQRLEAKGSSVDVADLKAMEVEWNAAKAAERKG